The Oscillatoria salina IIICB1 genome includes a window with the following:
- a CDS encoding Mpo1-like protein, with translation MSYFQEAKAHFIASHQHPINQILHHITNLVAIAAVICLFIDWRLTAICVVLTQVFALSGHIFFEKNEPAFRKYPGIVILASMSWSFENWFGLRQILSQQTSN, from the coding sequence TTGAGTTATTTTCAGGAAGCAAAAGCCCATTTTATCGCCTCTCACCAGCATCCGATCAACCAGATCTTACACCACATCACGAATCTGGTGGCGATCGCGGCGGTAATCTGTTTATTCATCGATTGGCGTTTGACTGCTATTTGTGTCGTCTTGACGCAAGTATTCGCCCTTAGCGGACACATATTTTTCGAGAAAAACGAACCTGCATTTAGAAAATATCCTGGTATTGTGATTCTCGCTTCCATGTCTTGGTCCTTTGAAAATTGGTTTGGTTTACGCCAAATTTTGAGTCAACAAACCAGCAACTAA